The sequence GGCACGGAGCGTCATGAATCACGAAGAATTGACAATCAGTTGCGAGGTCGTTCAGGTCGACAAGGAGATCCTGGAGTGTCTCAATTTTATTTGTCCATGGAAGATGAATTAATGCGTCGATTTGGTTCGGATAACTTACGCTCTATGATGGATCGTTTAGGAATGGATGATTCTCAGCCGATTGAAAGTAAGATGGTTTCCCGTGCTGTGGAATCTGCCCAAAAGCGTGTAGAAGGAAATAACTTTGACGCACGTAAAACGGTTCTTGCCTATGATGATGTATTACGAGAACAGCGTGAAATTATTTATAAGCAGCGCTTTGAAGTCATTGAAGCTGATGATGAGCTTCGAGAAATTGTTGAAAATATGATTTTATCTACAGTGGAGCGAGTTGTTACTGCTCATACACAAGATGATGACGAGGACAATTGGGATTATCCGTCCATCGTTGAATTCGTTCAAGGAAATTTGTTGAATGCAGATCAAGTTACAGAAGATGATCTGAAGGGCAAAGATCAAGAAGAAATTATCGAGTGGATTATGGACAAAGTAAAAGCTCGCTACGATGAAAAAGAACAAGAGCTAACAAAAGAACAGATGCGTGAATTTGAAAAGGTTATTGTGTTACGTACGGTTGATACGAAATGGATGGATCATATTGACCAGATGGATCAGCTTCGCCAAGGTATCCATTTGCGAGCATATGGACAAAACGATCCGCTTCGTGAATATCAGTTAGAAGGCTTTGCAATGTTCGAGGAAATGATTAAGAGCATTGAAGAAGAAGTTTCCAAATATATTATGAAAGCAGAAATCCGCGATAATTTACAGCGACAAGAAGTTGTTAAAAATACACAAGCTATTTCTGGTGGACAAGAAGAGAAAAAGAAAACACGCAAACCATTTGTAAAAAAACAAGATATCGGTAGAAATGATCCTTGCCCATGTGGAAGTGGGAAAAAATATAAAAATTGTCACGGTAGATAATAAGTAAAAGCACTCCCATTTTTTGGATGGGGAGTGCTTTCCTTCCGCTTTCTGATAAAATGCACATGGGTTTAACAAAATAAAAATCAGTAGACAATGTTTGAGGTGATTGCATTGGAATTAGTTGAAATTAAAAATGAATTAGATAAGATGCGTAATCGAATTAATGATTTTAGGGGGTCTCTTTGACTTAGAAGCCAAAACAGCCCGGATTAAGGAATTAGAACTGCAAATGACTGCTCCTGGTTTTTGGGATGACCAAGATAAAGCACAACAGATTATTAATGAAGTAAACCATTTAAAAGAGTATGTGAACAGCTTTTCTGAACTAGAGACAGAGCATGATAATTTAGTAGTTTCTTATGAGCTTGTGAAGGAAGAAAATGATCAGGAATTATTTGACGAATTAATTGAAGAACTTCAGCAATTACGAAAAAAACTGAATGATTTTGAATTACAAATTTTATTAAGCGAACCGTATGATCAGAATAATGCAATTTTGGAGCTTCATCCAGGAGCTGGTGGTACGGAGTCTCAGGATTGGGGCAGCATGTTATTAAGAATGTATCAGCGCTGGGCAGAGAAGAAAAATTTCCAAGTAGAGACAATCCACTATTTAGCTGGTGATGAAGCTGGAATAAAGAGTGTAACATTGCTTATTAAAGGACATAATGCGTATGGTTATTTGAAAGCAGAAAAAGGTGTCCATCGATTGGTTCGCATATCGCCATTCGATTCTTCCGGAAGACGTCATACATCATTTGTCTCTTGTGATGTTACCCCTGAATTTAACGATGATGTGGACATTGAAGTAAAACCAGAGGATATTAAAATCGATACGTATCGGGCTAGCGGAGCAGGTGGTCAACACGTAAATACCACAGATTCTGCTGTTCGAATTACCCATATTCCGACCAATATTATAGTGACATGTCAGAATGAACGTTCACAAATAAAAAACCGCGAATCAGCCATGAAAATGTTAAAGTCAAAATTATACCAACTAGAAATTGAAAAACAACGGCAAGAGTTAGCCGAGATTCGTGGTGAACAGAAAGAAATCGGCTGGGGCAGCCAAATTCGTTCTTACGTATTCCATCCATATTCGATGGTAAAGGATCATCGTACCAATTTAGAAATTGGTAATACACAATCCGTAATGGATGGTGATATTGACCCATTTATCGATGCTTACTTACGTCAGCAAGTAAATTAAAATGGAGGATAGATCTCCACTTTATGTCTAACGTGGTTCTCCTTCTAAAAAATCATTGAAAATGTATATCTCGGTAACAAAAGGTATGTTTGTAATGAATATAAATTATTTCATAAATTAGTCATAATTAGCTTCTGACATTGATATGACTGCTTCAGCCATCAACCAGTAGCAATATTTGGTAACTGAAAGAGTTTTAAAAGCTATAGAATCAGTTATAATAGAGTTGATGAACTATTAATCAATTTTCTGTTAGGGGGATGAAGCTATGAAAAAGTGGCTATTAGCAATGCTTTTTGGCTCGACATTAGTGCTAGGTGCATGTGGGGGCGGCAATGATGACGATGCATCAAAAGAGCCAGCTGATAAAGGAGATGCTAATACGGAAGAATCTGCTGAAAAAGAAGGCGGTGCTGTAGATACTGCTTCTGCTGAAAAAGTGTATGAAAGTAACTGTGCAAGCTGTCACGGCGCAGATTTATCTGGAGCGAATGGTCCAGATTTAACGAAGGTTGGTTCAAAGCTTTCTTCTGATGAAATTGCTGACATTATTGAAAACGGCCAAGGAAGTATGCCTCCAGGTATGGCAGAAGGTGACGACGTTCAGCTACTTGCAAGCTGGTTGGCTGAAAAGAAATAATTGTAAATGAAAACAAAACCTGCTTGATGGTTGTGAAATCATGAAGCAGGTTTTTTTATACTATAGAAAACTAAAAAACTTTAGTAAATTTATTTGAAAATTCGTATATTTGAATAATGGGAATAGGTAAATATACCCTTGACATTACTAAATATAACAAAGTATTACGTAAAACACCGACTTTTGAAATGTAAATGTAATAATTTTATGTCTAAAAATCGTGGCGAAAGATGTTATAATAGGGTTTGAAACTAATAAGGTTAATTATATTAATAGAAACTACAACGAAGAATCAACAACTAATAGATAAAGGTGATTTTACGATGATACAGATGAAAGATGTACATAAAGTATATGATAACGGTGTTACGGCATTAAGTGGCATAAACATAGATATTAAACGCGGTGAATTTGTTTACATAGTTGGACCAAGCGGTGCAGGAAAATCTACTTTTATCAGGTTGATATTTAGAGAAGTAAAACCAACGCAAGGGACTATTTATGTGAACTCTGTAAATATTAATGAGCTAAAAGAAAAGAAAGTTCCGTTTCTTCGCAGGGATGTCGGAGTTGTTTATCAGGATTTTAAACTATTGCCTAAACTAACAGTCTATGAAAATGTTGCGTTTGCAATGGAAGTTATTGAGTCCCCACCGACTATTATTCGAACTAGAGTGATGGAGGTTCTGGATCAAGTAGGTCTAAAACATAAGGCGAGATCGTTTCCTGATGAATTGTCCGGTGGAGAACAGCAACGTGTATCTATTGCCAGAGCGATTGTTAATCATCCAAAGATTGTAATTGCTGATGAGCCAACAGGAAATCTAGACCCAGAAACGTCATGGGGGATTATGAGAATATTGCAAGAAATAAATGATAGAGGTACAACGGTTATTATGGCAACACATAGTAAAGAAATTGTTAATACATTTAAAAACCGAGTAGTCGCAATAGAGGGCGGAGTAATTGTTAGAGATGAACAACGAGGTGATTACGGCTATGAAGTTTAGAACATTAGTGCGTCATTTACGCGAAGGAATTAAAAGTATTGGCCGTAATGGCTGGATGACAGTAGCTTCTATAGGTGCTGTTACAACAACATTGATTTTAGTAGCTGTTTTTTTGGCGGTAATGCTTAATTTGAATCAAATGGCTGACAATATTGAAAATGATGTTCAAATCGATGTAATGATTGAACCAACCGCTGGGCAAGAAGATATTCAAAATTTGGGAAAAGCGATTCAGCAAATTGCTGGGGTAGAATCGGCGGTGTTCTCTTCTAAAGACGATGAGTTGAAAAAATTAATTAACAGCATGGGCGAAGATGGAGAAGCCTGGGAAATGTTTGAACAGGATAACCCGTTAAATCACGTATATATTGTCAAAACCAATGACCCTAAAGACACTGTTGCCGTAGCGAAGAAGCTTGAGGGAATGGATAATGTCCAGAAGGTTGTTTACGGTCAAGGGGTCGTGGAAAGGCTGTTTGAATTTAATAAATATGCAAGAA is a genomic window of Virgibacillus proomii containing:
- the prfB gene encoding peptide chain release factor 2 (programmed frameshift), with product MELVEIKNELDKMRNRINDFRGSLDLEAKTARIKELELQMTAPGFWDDQDKAQQIINEVNHLKEYVNSFSELETEHDNLVVSYELVKEENDQELFDELIEELQQLRKKLNDFELQILLSEPYDQNNAILELHPGAGGTESQDWGSMLLRMYQRWAEKKNFQVETIHYLAGDEAGIKSVTLLIKGHNAYGYLKAEKGVHRLVRISPFDSSGRRHTSFVSCDVTPEFNDDVDIEVKPEDIKIDTYRASGAGGQHVNTTDSAVRITHIPTNIIVTCQNERSQIKNRESAMKMLKSKLYQLEIEKQRQELAEIRGEQKEIGWGSQIRSYVFHPYSMVKDHRTNLEIGNTQSVMDGDIDPFIDAYLRQQVN
- the cccB gene encoding cytochrome c551 — protein: MKKWLLAMLFGSTLVLGACGGGNDDDASKEPADKGDANTEESAEKEGGAVDTASAEKVYESNCASCHGADLSGANGPDLTKVGSKLSSDEIADIIENGQGSMPPGMAEGDDVQLLASWLAEKK
- the ftsE gene encoding cell division ATP-binding protein FtsE, which encodes MIQMKDVHKVYDNGVTALSGINIDIKRGEFVYIVGPSGAGKSTFIRLIFREVKPTQGTIYVNSVNINELKEKKVPFLRRDVGVVYQDFKLLPKLTVYENVAFAMEVIESPPTIIRTRVMEVLDQVGLKHKARSFPDELSGGEQQRVSIARAIVNHPKIVIADEPTGNLDPETSWGIMRILQEINDRGTTVIMATHSKEIVNTFKNRVVAIEGGVIVRDEQRGDYGYEV
- the ftsX gene encoding permease-like cell division protein FtsX gives rise to the protein MKFRTLVRHLREGIKSIGRNGWMTVASIGAVTTTLILVAVFLAVMLNLNQMADNIENDVQIDVMIEPTAGQEDIQNLGKAIQQIAGVESAVFSSKDDELKKLINSMGEDGEAWEMFEQDNPLNHVYIVKTNDPKDTVAVAKKLEGMDNVQKVVYGQGVVERLFEFNKYARTVGLVLIIGLIFTAIFLISNTIKITIMARSKEIGIMKLVGATNGFIRWPFLVEGLLLGVLGSIIPILVVLTGYYYLENVVSKQIRYKFVEFLPYTPFAFQLSLIILAIGAVIGVWGSVMSVRKYLKV